A stretch of Camelina sativa cultivar DH55 chromosome 18, Cs, whole genome shotgun sequence DNA encodes these proteins:
- the LOC104761047 gene encoding CBS domain-containing protein CBSCBSPB5-like, which produces MANKGVGGSSRKSLSFSGNSFQGRKKGPENEGGGGSDLLPRRSLTSSRSSISLSGERSGERTVKRLRLCKALTVPDSTTLYEACRRMAARRVDALLLTDSNALLCGILTDRDIATKVIAKQLNLEETPVSKVMTKNPVFVLSDTIAVEALQKMVQGKFRHLPVVENGEVISLLDIAKCLYDAIARMERSVEKGKAIAAAVEGVEKNWGTSIAGPNTFMETLRERIFKPSLSTIIPENTKVLKVGLDETVLGVTMKMVEYQSSAAMVMVENKLVGILTSKDILMRVIAQNLPQETTTVEKVMTQNPESATVDMAIVDALHIMHNGKFLHLPVLDKDGDVVAVIDVIHITNAAVTTAGSTAGINNETANSMMQKFWDSAMALSPNEDGDETRSEEESLKLSSEIEGTKSFSYPNTFAFKLQDKKGRMHRFMCETQSLTTLITAILQRMGDDIEPDNLPQIMYEDEDNDKVVLASDNDLGAAVEHAKSIGWKGLKLHLDYTEERGHMGGLSTVDMDYNQSNSWAAAYKTVAAGAALAAGLGVLVYLKRHSN; this is translated from the exons ATGGCAAACAAAGGTGTTGGTGGTTCATCGAGAAAAAGCCTCTCGTTCTCTGGTAATTCATTTCAAGGGAGGAAGAAAGGTCCTGAAAACGAAGGTGGTGGTGGTTCTGACCTCCTCCCTCGGAGATCTCTCACATCTTCTCGTTCTTCCAT AAGCTTGAGTGGGGAAAGGAGTGGAGAGAGAACTGTAAAGAGACTAAGGTTGTGTAAGGCCCTTACCGTACCCGATAGCACAACTCTATATGAAGCTTGCCGAAGGATGGCTGCACGTCGCGTTGATGCCTTATTGCTGACTGATTCTAATGCATTGCTTTGTGGGATCCTTACGGATAGG gACATAGCAACAAAAGTAATTGCTAAACAACTCAATCTTGAAGAAACACCTGTATCTAAAGTTATGACCAAGAaccctgtttttgttttgtctgacACTATTGCCGTGGAAGCTCTTCAAAAGATGGTTCAAG GCAAATTTAGACATTTGCCGGTTGTAGAGAATGGAGAAGTCATTTCACTTCTCGATATTGCAAAGTGTTTGTATGATGCAATTGCACGCATGGAAAGATCTGTTGAGAAGGGTAAGGCCATTGCTGCAGCTGTTGAAGGCGTTGAAAAGAACTGGGGTACATCTATCGCTG GACCAAACACCTTTATGGAGACACTCAGAGAACGGATATTCAAGCCTTCACTTTCAACTATAATTCCAGAGAATACAAA AGTTTTAAAAGTTGGATTGGATGAGACGGTGTTAGGAGTAACCATGAAGATGGTTGAATATCAGTCTAGTGCAGCCATGGTTATGGTTGAAAACAAATTAGTAGGGATTCTTAC TTCAAAGGACATCTTGATGCGGGTGATAGCCCAAAACCTTCCTCAAGAGACAACTACTGTGGAGAAG GTTATGACTCAGAATCCAGAATCTGCAACTGTTGATATGGCTATTGTTGATGCCTTGCATATCATGCATAATGGAAAATTTCTGCATCTTCCTGTTTTAGATAAAG ATGGAGATGTTGTAGCTGTGATTGATGTGATCCACATAACTAATGCTGCCGTTACTACG GCTGGGAGTACAGCTGGAATAAATAACGAGACAGCAAACTCAATGATGCAAAAGTTTTGGGATTCTGCTATGGCTTTGTCTCCTAACGAAGATGGAGATGAAACTAGGAG TGAGGAAGAATCGTTGAAATTATCTTCGGAGATAGAAGGGACAAAATCATTCTCATATCCTAATACATTTGCTTTCAAACTCCAAGATAAAAAGGGACGAATGCATAGATTTATGTGTG AAACACAGAGCTTGACAACTCTGATAACAGCAATCCTACAAAGGATGGGGGATGACATTGAGCCTGATAACTTGCCTCAGATAATG TACGAAGATGAAGACAATGATAAAGTCGTTTTAGCATCAGATAATGATCTTGGAGCTGCTGTAGAACACGCAAAATCAATAGGCTGGAAG GGTTTGAAATTGCATTTGGACTACACAGAAGAGAGAGGACACATGGGAGGTCTAAGCACAGTGGATATGGACTACAACCAGTCAAACTCATGGGCAGCCGCTTACAAAACGGTTGCAGCCGGGGCTGCTCTTGCTGCTGGACTTGGAGTTTTGGTGTACCTTAAACGCCACTCAAACTAA